A genomic window from Euwallacea fornicatus isolate EFF26 chromosome 6, ASM4011564v1, whole genome shotgun sequence includes:
- the ppan gene encoding protein Peter pan gives MGRKTRKGRSVRNNKNFHTEQEQVTNAPHSFVIHKGLSGGDTMELTKDFRRVMEPFTATSLKERKKNSLKDFVSVAGPLHVSHLVLFSRTELGVYLKIMRLPRGPTLTFKIHNFSLARDVVSSLKRQMVVEEAFKHSPLIVLNSFSGEGLHMKLMASMFQNMFPTINLTDIDLNTIRRCVLLNYNPATKLIEFRHYNIKVAPTGLSKGVKKIIQGKVPNLARCQDISEFFSKTAIMSESEAEDDAANHVTINQKIISRGNIESGKSAIKLTELGPRLTMQLFKIEDGLLDGEVLYHDLVYKSEEEKLEIQKKRESKRKLKESRKKTQEANKKAKEQLREEHKAKSLKGMNKEKESDVLMKKMVKEANEETKMAEDDDMEYYREEVGEDPDTDLFSSRPPGLKRPAKPYQFKSKKAKFDNNFDSKKNNKQNKSNLNRPNMQESWKNKDKKFKKFDKRGRKGVDKTNSASRDRRPIGGKIANKKFNNKHRK, from the exons atgGGTCGCAAGACGAGAAAGGGGCGCTCAGTGcggaacaataaaaattttcacacaGAACAGGAACAAGTAACCAATGCGCCCCATTCTTTCGTTATTCATAAAGGATTATCTGGAGGCGATACAATGGAATTAACCAAAGATTTCAGGAGGGTAATGGAGCCATTTACAGCAACATCTCTGAAG gaaaggaagaaaaattctttaaaagaCTTCGTGTCTGTAGCAGGCCCTCTACATGTCTCTCATTTAGTGCTATTCTCAAGAACTGAACTCGGAgtatacttaaaaataatgaggCTTCCTCGAGGCCCCACTCttactttcaaaattcataatttctcTTTGGCCCGTGATGTGGTGTCCTCTCTGAAGCGCCAAATGGTAGTTGAAGAAGCCTTTAAGCACTCGCCATTGATAGTATTAAACAGCTTCAGTGGAGAAGGTCTTCATATGAAATTAATGGCCTCTATGTTCCAAAATATGTTTCCCACTATAAACTTAACAGACATAGATTTAAACACCATTAGGAGATGTGTGCTCTTGAATTATAATCCTGCCACAAAGCTCATAGAGTTTCGTCATTACAACATAAAAGTAGCACCTACAGGGCTTTCTAAAGGGGTTAAAAAGATAATTCAAGGCAAGGTGCCTAATTTGGCTAGATGCCAGGACatatctgaatttttttctaa AACTGCCATTATGTCGGAAAGTGAAGCTGAAGATGACGCTGCAAATcatgttacaataaatcagaAAATTATATCTAGAGGTAACATAGAGAGTGGAAAATCTGCTATCAAACTTACTGAATTGGGACCAAGGCTTACAATgcaattgtttaaaattgaggATGGTTTATTGGATGGAGAGGTGTTATATCATGATTTGGTTTATAAATCTGAGGAGGAAAAACTGGAGattcaaaaaaaaagggaaagtaAAAG aaaattgaaagaatCTCGAAAGAAGACTCAAGAGGCCAATAAAAAAGCAAAGGAACAGTTGCGAGAAGAACATAAAGCTAAATCCTTGAAAGGAATGAATAAGGAAAAAGAGAGTGATGTACTGatgaaaaaaatggttaaagagGCTAAtgaagaaacaaaaatggcAGAAGATGATGATATGGAATACTACCGGGAAGAAGTTGGAGAAGATCCAGATACTG aTTTGTTCTCAAGCAGACCTCCAGGACTGAAAAGACCTGCAAAACCTTATCAGTTTAAATCTAAGAAAGCCAAGTTTGATAATAACtttgattcaaaaaaaaacaataaacagaataagtcaaatttaaatagaccTAATATGCAAGAGAGttggaaaaataaagataaaaagttCAAGAAGTTTGATAAGAGGGGTAGGAAAGGAGTGGATAAAACTAATTCTGCAAGCAGGGATCGTCGGCCTATAGGAGGGAAAATTGCTAATAAGaagtttaataataaacataggaaataa
- the LOC136339763 gene encoding methionyl-tRNA formyltransferase, mitochondrial translates to MLKLLHYYKNISKIQSKHYCKSKQFLELKKPPWKVLFFGSDDFSLHSLKALLNECRHPAQIISTLEVVTCSQQNPVWKYSNMQNLKIHKWPPNLEKSSFDLGLVVSFGYLIPEQLIEKFPLGMLNVHGSLLPRWRGASPIVYALLHGDKETGITIMNIRPKKFDVGEIVYQQKIEISRHIEMPELYEKLALLGGKCLVNTLHNFDRYLSNSKPQPSEGVTYAPKLTPEFATIKWDFLTATNIYNLQRAVKSVLPLKTTWFSIPVRLFDINIFSDATRKCVQPGYVEYNRTHKLLIVECANLSWISVKRVGVHGKRIMGAADFYNGFISKIDKNTICCFQ, encoded by the exons aTGTTAAAACTACTACATTATTATAAGAATATCTCAAAGATACAATCGAAACACTACTGcaaaagtaaacaatttttagaacTCAAGAAACCACCATggaaagttctattttttggAAGTGATGACTTCTCCCTGCACAGTTTAAAAGCTTTGCTTAATGAATG CAGACATCCAGCACAAATAATTTCTACTCTTGAAGTTGTAACTTGTTCTCAACAAAATCCAGTCTGGAAGTATAGTAACAtgcaaaatcttaaaatacataaatggCCAcctaatttagaaaaatccaGTTTTGATTTAGGTTTAGTGGTTTCTTTTGGGTACCTAATACCTGAACAACTTATTGAGAAGTTTCCTTT AGGCATGCTAAATGTCCATGGAAGCTTGCTACCACGATGGAGAGGGGCTTCTCCTATTGTTTATGCATTGTTGCATGGTGATAAAGAGACTGGAATTACAATAATGAATATTAGacctaaaaaatttgatgtagGGGAGATAGTTTATcagcaaaaaattgaaatttctcgTCACATCGAAATGCCAGAATTATATGAAAAGCTAGCATTGCTGGGGGGAAAATGTTTAGTAAACACTTTACACAATTTTGACAGATATTTATCAAATTCTAAGCCTCAGCCAAGTGAAGGTGTCACTTATG CTCCAAAATTAACTCCAGAATTTGCCACTATAAAATGGGATTTTCTGACTGCAactaatatttacaatttgcaAAGAGCAGTGAAGTCAGTTCTACCATTGAAAACGACTTGGTTTTCAATTCCGGTTAGATTGTTtgatataaacattttcagtGACGCTACACGAAAGTGCGTACAGCCAGGTTATGTTGAATATAACagaacacataaattattaatagttgAGTGTGCAAATTTAAGTTGGATTAGTGTAAAACGTGTAGGAGTTCATGGTAAACGTATTATGGGCGCTGCCGATTTTTATAAtggatttatttcaaaaatagataaaaatacaatttgttgttttcaataa
- the Gpdh1 gene encoding glycerol-3-phosphate dehydrogenase [NAD(+)], cytoplasmic isoform X1 — translation MDCTNPKQVCIIGSGNWGSAIAKIVGGNAVASKNLQDKVTMYVYEELINGKKLTEIINETHENVKYLPGHKLPPNVVAVPDVVEAAKDADVLIFVVPHQFIRTLCSTLLGKIKPTAIALSLIKGFDRAEGGGIDLISHIITRHLKIPCSVLMGANLANEVADEMFCETTIGCKHPTAGPLLREIIQTNYFRVVVVDDEDTVEVCGALKNIVACGAGFVDGLGLGDNTKAAVIRLGLMEMVKFVDVFYPGGKLSTFFESCGVADLITTCYGGRNRKVSEAFVKTGKSIKELEDEMLNGQKLQGPFTAEEVNYMLKNKGMEQQFPLFTAIHKICTEVLTPKDFIDCIRNHPEHMDSKIDHANPETLDIEYQNSKL, via the exons GGGTTCTGCTATAGCCAAAATAGTTGGAGGCAATGCCGTCGCATCCAAGAACTTGCAAGACAAAGTCACCATGTACGTATATGAAGAATTAATTAATGGCAAGAAACTCACAGAGATTATAAATGAAACTCACGAAAACGTGAAGTATCTGCCAGGACATAAATTACCTCCGAATGTG GTGGCGGTACCTGATGTGGTGGAAGCAGCCAAAGATGCGGATGTCCTCATTTTCGTCGTCCCTCATCAGTTCATTAGGACGCTGTGTTCAACCCTTCTAGGGAAAATTAAACCCACAGCAATTGCCTTATCTTTAATTAAG GGCTTCGATCGTGCCGAAGGAGGAGGCATCGACTTAATCTCACATATCATCACCCGGCACCTCAAAATTCCCTGCTCAGTCCTAATGGGAGCCAATTTGGCCAACGAGGTAGCTGACGAAATGTTTTGCGAAACCACGATAGGTTGCAAACATCCCACCGCAGGTCCTCTTCTCAGGGAAATTATCCAAACCAACTATTTCCGGGTCGTGGTCGTTGACGACGAAGACACGGTAGAAGTCTGCGGAGCACTGAAGAACATCGTCGCCTGCGGGGCAGGTTTCGTCGATGGTTTAGGGCTTGGGGACAACACCAAAGCAGCTGTTATCCGTTTAG GTTTAATGGAAATGGTGAAATTCGTGGACGTCTTCTACCCGGGAGGCAAATTGTCGACCTTCTTTGAGAGCTGCGGCGTTGCCGACTTGATCACCACCTGTTACGGAGGTAGGAACAGGAAAGTAAGCGAAGCTTTCGTGAAGACCGGCAAATCCATTAAAGAGTTGGAGGACGAGATGCTGAATGGTCAAAAACTACAGGGTCCATTCACCGCGGAAGAAGTTAATTATATGTTGAAAAACAAAGGCATGGAACAACA GTTTCCTCTATTTACAGCGATTCACAAGATCTGCACCGAAGTGTTGACTCCTAAAGATTTCATTGATTGTATCCGAAATCATCCAGAGCACAT GGACTCTAAAATTGATCACGCAAACCCGGAAACCTTAGATATTGAATACCAAAATAGCAAACTCTAA